One region of Mucilaginibacter sp. 14171R-50 genomic DNA includes:
- a CDS encoding MBL fold metallo-hydrolase → MERRKFLTNTAIAAGSLAFLSNKSLAAILARPEYKLTPLRNNVGIFTEQGGTIIWMVNKEGIVCVDAEFPEPATHLIAELKKKSDMPFQWLINTHHHGDHTSGNISFKGIAKNVAAHANSLINQKAAAVKQKSEDKQLYPEVTYTDKWRTKIGDETITAHYFGAGHTNGDSFVHFENANIVHCGDQVFNRMHPYIDRSAGASCRHWAVALEQAQKQFNKDTIFVFGHAYDPVKVTGTQADLKAMQNYMEKLVAYVEGGIKAGKTKEQILSATAIPGVTDWQGDGIQRSLTAAYEELTA, encoded by the coding sequence ATGGAACGCAGAAAATTCTTAACAAATACAGCTATAGCCGCGGGATCGCTGGCCTTTTTAAGCAACAAAAGTTTGGCGGCAATATTAGCCCGGCCCGAGTATAAACTTACACCCTTGCGCAACAACGTTGGTATTTTTACCGAGCAGGGGGGCACCATTATCTGGATGGTGAACAAAGAAGGTATTGTTTGCGTAGACGCGGAGTTCCCCGAACCCGCGACCCACCTGATAGCCGAACTGAAAAAGAAAAGTGATATGCCTTTTCAATGGCTGATAAACACCCACCACCATGGCGACCATACCAGTGGCAACATCTCTTTTAAAGGCATTGCAAAAAACGTGGCAGCGCATGCCAATTCGTTAATTAACCAAAAGGCGGCGGCAGTAAAACAAAAATCGGAGGATAAACAGTTATACCCCGAGGTTACCTATACAGATAAGTGGAGAACTAAAATAGGCGACGAAACTATCACCGCCCACTATTTTGGTGCGGGCCATACCAACGGCGATAGCTTTGTACACTTCGAGAATGCCAACATCGTTCACTGCGGCGACCAGGTTTTTAACCGCATGCACCCTTATATCGACCGCAGCGCGGGCGCATCGTGCAGGCATTGGGCAGTTGCTTTAGAGCAGGCCCAAAAACAGTTTAACAAAGATACCATATTTGTATTTGGCCATGCTTACGATCCTGTAAAGGTTACCGGCACCCAGGCCGACCTTAAGGCCATGCAGAATTATATGGAAAAACTGGTTGCTTATGTTGAGGGTGGTATAAAGGCAGGTAAAACTAAAGAACAAATTTTAAGCGCTACCGCTATTCCCGGCGTAACCGATTGGCAGGGTGATGGCATACAACGCAGCTTAACCGCCGCTTATGAAGAATTAACAGCATAA